In one Brassica oleracea var. oleracea cultivar TO1000 chromosome C9, BOL, whole genome shotgun sequence genomic region, the following are encoded:
- the LOC106316437 gene encoding lipid transfer protein EARLI 1-like yields MASKNSASLALFFALNILFFTLTAATDCGCSPNPKPKPGPSPKPKPLPSPRPPKHVPSPFVPSPSVPSLNPRPVTPPSNPGSSGNCPIDVLKLGVCGNVLSGLLNIQLGQPSAQPCCSLVQGLVDVEAAICLCTALKVNVLGINLNVPISLSVLLNKCNKKVPSGFECT; encoded by the coding sequence ATGGCTTCAAAGAACTCAGCCAGTCTCGCTCTTTTCTTCGCTCTCAACATCCTCTTTTTCACGTTGACCGCTGCAACTGATTGTGGCTGTAGCCCAAATCCCAAACCCAAGCCGGGCCCAAGTCCTAAGCCTAAGCCGCTCCCAAGTCCCAGGCCCCCCAAGCATGTCCCAAGTCCGTTTGTTCCAAGTCCCTCGGTCCCAAGTCTAAACCCTAGGCCTGTCACACCTCCGAGCAACCCTGGCTCATCCGGAAACTGTCCTATAGATGTCCTTAAGCTTGGTGTATGCGGAAACGTTCTAAGTGGCCTACTCAACATACAGTTGGGTCAGCCATCAGCTCAACCATGCTGCTCGCTTGTTCAAGGTTTGGTTGACGTCGAGGCTGCAATTTGTCTCTGCACTGCTCTCAAGGTTAACGTTCTTGGAATCAACCTTAACGTTCCTATATCTCTCAGCGTTCTTCTCAACAAGTGTAACAAGAAGGTTCCGTCTG